Proteins encoded within one genomic window of Prauserella marina:
- the macS gene encoding MacS family sensor histidine kinase: protein MTKAAPLRDPATPLWWGTIVLRWITLAFALGAVIVHIDDYRRPWLVWAAFGAMVAWTLVTTFAFSAERSRKGWLVVLDVIVTCAIMLTSPFVLTDSQYVEVAPLVTTVWAAVPAATAGARFGPVGGVAAGLVLAVSTAVARLGPNLDVARDGVLLTASGLIVGITAATARRSQAALAQAMRTEAATAERERLARSIHDSVLQVLARVRRRGGELGGEAAELARLAGEQEIALRTLVTTGPTGPTGDSTDLRAALQLLATSRVQVSAPAGEVLLPDEVVAELVDVAKEALSNVDKHAGPEARAWVLLEDLGSEVVLTIRDDGPGIVEGTLDRAAKEGHLGIAKSMRGRIDTLGGTSVLETAPGAGTEWEFRIPRVSKPAEKRGRR, encoded by the coding sequence ATGACCAAGGCTGCGCCCTTGCGCGATCCCGCCACCCCCTTGTGGTGGGGAACGATCGTGTTGCGCTGGATCACGCTGGCGTTCGCGCTCGGCGCGGTGATCGTGCACATCGACGACTACCGCAGGCCGTGGCTGGTCTGGGCCGCCTTCGGCGCGATGGTGGCGTGGACGCTCGTCACGACCTTCGCCTTCTCGGCCGAACGGTCGCGTAAAGGCTGGCTCGTCGTCCTGGACGTGATCGTGACCTGCGCGATCATGCTGACCTCTCCGTTCGTGCTCACCGACAGCCAGTACGTCGAAGTCGCTCCGCTCGTCACGACGGTGTGGGCCGCGGTTCCCGCCGCGACCGCGGGCGCGAGGTTCGGGCCGGTCGGCGGCGTCGCGGCCGGGTTGGTTCTCGCGGTCTCGACCGCCGTGGCTCGGCTCGGGCCCAACCTCGACGTCGCCCGCGACGGTGTGCTGTTGACGGCGAGTGGCCTGATCGTCGGCATCACCGCGGCGACCGCGCGGCGTTCGCAGGCCGCCCTCGCTCAGGCCATGCGGACCGAAGCGGCGACGGCGGAACGCGAACGGCTCGCCAGGTCCATCCACGACAGTGTGCTTCAGGTACTCGCGAGGGTGCGCAGGCGCGGCGGCGAGCTTGGCGGCGAGGCCGCTGAGCTGGCCAGGCTCGCTGGTGAACAGGAGATCGCGCTGCGCACGCTGGTGACGACGGGACCCACGGGCCCCACCGGTGACAGCACCGATCTGAGGGCTGCGCTCCAGTTGCTGGCGACCTCACGGGTTCAGGTGTCCGCCCCGGCGGGGGAGGTACTTCTTCCGGACGAGGTGGTGGCGGAGCTGGTCGACGTAGCGAAGGAAGCCCTGTCCAATGTAGACAAGCATGCCGGCCCCGAAGCGAGGGCGTGGGTGCTGCTTGAGGACCTCGGCTCCGAAGTGGTCCTCACCATCAGGGACGACGGCCCCGGAATCGTGGAGGGAACACTTGACCGAGCGGCGAAGGAGGGACATCTCGGAATCGCCAAGTCGATGAGGGGACGAATCGACACACTTGGCGGTACGAGCGTGTTGGAGACCGCACCGGGAGCAGGTACGGAATGGGAGTTCCGGATACCGAGAGTGTCGAAGCCCGCGGAGAAGAGGGGGAGACGATGA
- a CDS encoding response regulator — MTISVMIVDDHPIWRDGVARDLGEHGFDVLATAADGDAAVRIARTVLPDVVLMDLNLGDTSGVVATRTITGELPNTRVLVLSASGEHDDVLQAVKAGASGYLVKSASVKELVDAVCRTAEGDTVFTAGLAGMVLGEYRRMAEAPAGDAAPPRLTERETDVLRLVAKGLTARQIADRLVISHRTVENHVQSTLRKLQLHNRVELARYAIEHGLDQDED, encoded by the coding sequence ATGACGATCTCCGTGATGATCGTCGACGACCATCCGATCTGGCGCGACGGGGTGGCTCGCGACCTCGGGGAGCACGGCTTCGACGTGCTCGCCACCGCGGCGGACGGCGACGCCGCGGTCCGTATCGCCCGCACTGTCCTTCCCGACGTCGTACTGATGGACCTCAACCTCGGCGACACGTCGGGTGTCGTCGCGACCAGGACCATCACGGGAGAACTGCCGAATACCAGGGTGCTCGTGCTTTCCGCGAGCGGAGAGCACGACGACGTACTCCAGGCCGTCAAGGCAGGAGCGTCCGGCTACCTCGTGAAATCGGCTTCGGTGAAAGAGCTGGTCGACGCGGTGTGCCGGACGGCAGAGGGCGACACCGTGTTCACAGCGGGGCTCGCCGGCATGGTGCTCGGCGAATACCGGCGTATGGCGGAGGCACCGGCAGGCGATGCCGCTCCGCCCCGGCTCACCGAACGCGAGACCGACGTGCTGCGGCTGGTGGCGAAGGGGCTCACCGCGAGGCAGATCGCCGACCGGCTGGTGATCTCACACCGAACGGTCGAGAACCACGTGCAGTCGACGCTGCGCAAACTTCAGCTCCACAACAGGGTCGAACTCGCGCGCTACGCCATCGAACATGGCCTCGACCAGGACGAAGACTGA
- a CDS encoding beta strand repeat-containing protein produces the protein MQTWAKRGIQTALVTGGLLMLGTGIASADEKVDPDTPAGPLDVEASFPVEIDDNAVGIPGQQVDLPSHHNEISTKPVTDPIDMAAPPAREAMAPITDPVASAAAPVHGAATIAGDAGSRIGSAARALVPVQHAAVDPPAARPAEPTSDPLLGNKVTGDVMMPIQITGNAFGALGDAETRSVEEQNHGHHTDVTTSGAGSAFAGNVVALDWSAPVQISGNAGGVLGNGATSGSATQSAATTGDVETAGKNGALSGNALTPQFSTPVQLSGNAVSGPLGHATSDFAAESVAESGGYVLSDGEQGAGAGNVAAAPLSLPLRAAGNGITGIGGAEANGTATAVAESGGTKPGRYDIPSYVSTSGKHGLASGNVAQPQGALLGSVTGSAAAVAGNAFTGTGAARQGSGITSSAESSTGGFSNTSGHGGTGSGNIADAPFALPVETFGVGGGVFGSGIAENHGNNTAAHAGGGTVSHGDDSLLSANTASGQAASTLDAFGSGAGVFGTGRGSAKEQQSVVAGGHSDTSGNNSALSGNVGQVPLSAPAALFGLSGSAVGKSSGIAEETTAAKAGGGGNTHDDFGVVASNFVGAPVSAPAQVFGVGTSAVGKSFGAADSDTISEAGGDVYANGKKGAASGNAGLVPVSLPTQVHGVAGNWVGYAAGVSDNATRSAAGGNTRTTGEGGALAGNTADVPFGSSAGAGGIAANWVGTAAGTANNDMSSKAGGNTGTRGDRGALAGNVVSAETMPIAAAYGGAASLTGIAHGRGDNATDIISGGRTATSGSGGVLSGDIFDTPASVAAEAFGATAAAAGGEARAVAKNNTTATASRPTTTKGNRHELSGVDGQQPVAAMARTYRLPITVLGRSMSYTGDRGKVLVADKEPQIQLPKYIAELPVDELPSLFGAVAPFERPARHAAPELPTEILPKIYTRPVEMLPGRSHLPRSAAPLRGGRSHVTGVLPATARTLAHYDTAAHGRFQGVLDGLELDEVAGR, from the coding sequence ATGCAGACCTGGGCGAAACGCGGTATCCAGACCGCGTTGGTCACCGGTGGTTTGCTGATGCTGGGTACCGGCATCGCGTCTGCCGACGAAAAGGTCGACCCCGACACCCCGGCGGGTCCCTTGGACGTCGAGGCTAGCTTTCCCGTCGAGATCGACGACAACGCCGTCGGAATTCCCGGTCAGCAGGTCGATCTGCCCAGCCATCACAACGAGATCAGCACCAAGCCCGTCACCGACCCGATCGACATGGCGGCGCCGCCCGCGAGAGAAGCGATGGCGCCGATCACCGATCCCGTCGCGAGCGCGGCCGCGCCGGTACACGGGGCGGCCACGATCGCCGGTGATGCGGGCAGTCGCATCGGTTCGGCTGCCCGCGCCCTCGTCCCCGTTCAGCACGCTGCCGTCGACCCGCCCGCCGCCCGGCCCGCGGAGCCGACCAGCGATCCCTTACTCGGCAACAAGGTTACTGGCGACGTCATGATGCCGATTCAGATCACCGGAAACGCCTTCGGAGCGCTCGGCGACGCCGAGACACGTTCGGTCGAAGAGCAGAACCACGGTCACCACACCGATGTCACGACAAGCGGAGCGGGTTCCGCGTTCGCGGGCAACGTCGTCGCGCTCGACTGGTCCGCGCCCGTGCAGATCTCCGGCAACGCCGGTGGCGTCCTCGGCAACGGGGCGACCTCGGGCAGCGCGACCCAGAGCGCCGCGACAACGGGCGACGTCGAGACGGCGGGAAAGAACGGTGCGTTGTCGGGCAACGCCCTCACCCCGCAATTCAGCACCCCGGTCCAGCTGTCGGGCAACGCGGTCAGCGGCCCGCTCGGGCACGCGACGTCCGATTTCGCGGCGGAGAGCGTCGCAGAGTCCGGCGGGTACGTGCTGAGTGACGGCGAGCAGGGAGCCGGTGCGGGCAACGTCGCCGCTGCCCCGCTTTCGCTTCCTCTGCGAGCGGCCGGCAACGGGATCACCGGAATCGGCGGTGCCGAGGCGAACGGAACGGCGACGGCCGTCGCCGAATCCGGCGGAACCAAGCCAGGCCGCTACGACATCCCGAGTTACGTCAGCACGAGCGGAAAGCACGGGCTGGCTTCCGGCAACGTTGCTCAACCGCAGGGCGCGCTGCTCGGTTCGGTGACCGGATCGGCTGCCGCCGTCGCAGGCAACGCGTTCACCGGCACCGGTGCCGCCCGTCAGGGGTCAGGCATCACGTCTTCCGCCGAGTCGAGTACCGGCGGGTTCTCGAACACGTCGGGTCATGGCGGTACCGGGTCGGGCAATATCGCCGACGCCCCATTCGCGCTACCGGTCGAGACATTCGGTGTCGGCGGTGGGGTTTTCGGAAGTGGAATCGCCGAGAACCACGGCAACAACACGGCCGCGCATGCCGGTGGCGGGACGGTCAGCCATGGTGACGATTCGCTGCTTTCGGCGAATACGGCGTCCGGTCAGGCTGCCTCCACGCTCGACGCGTTCGGCTCCGGCGCAGGGGTTTTCGGTACCGGCAGGGGAAGCGCGAAGGAACAGCAAAGCGTCGTCGCGGGTGGGCACAGTGACACCAGCGGCAACAACTCGGCGTTGTCGGGCAACGTCGGGCAAGTCCCCCTTTCCGCTCCGGCCGCGCTTTTCGGCCTCAGCGGCTCGGCGGTTGGCAAGAGCAGCGGTATCGCCGAGGAAACAACGGCCGCCAAAGCAGGCGGTGGTGGCAACACCCACGACGATTTCGGTGTCGTGGCATCCAATTTCGTGGGTGCGCCCGTTTCAGCGCCCGCGCAAGTATTCGGCGTCGGCACGAGCGCGGTGGGCAAGTCCTTCGGTGCTGCCGATTCCGACACTATTTCCGAAGCAGGTGGCGACGTGTACGCAAATGGCAAGAAGGGCGCGGCCTCGGGCAACGCAGGGTTGGTTCCGGTTTCCCTGCCCACACAGGTACACGGGGTCGCAGGCAACTGGGTCGGCTACGCGGCGGGAGTGAGCGACAACGCGACCCGTTCGGCGGCGGGTGGAAACACCAGGACGACCGGTGAGGGTGGAGCTCTCGCCGGCAACACCGCCGACGTCCCCTTCGGTTCCTCGGCGGGAGCGGGCGGCATCGCCGCGAACTGGGTCGGCACGGCCGCTGGTACGGCGAACAACGACATGTCGTCCAAAGCCGGTGGCAACACGGGAACCCGTGGTGATCGCGGTGCTCTCGCAGGAAACGTGGTCAGCGCGGAGACCATGCCCATCGCGGCCGCGTACGGAGGTGCGGCAAGCCTCACCGGCATCGCGCACGGGCGAGGTGACAATGCCACCGACATCATCTCCGGCGGTCGCACGGCGACGTCGGGAAGTGGCGGGGTGTTGTCGGGCGACATTTTCGACACACCTGCCTCGGTGGCAGCGGAAGCGTTCGGCGCGACGGCGGCTGCCGCGGGCGGCGAGGCCAGAGCCGTCGCGAAGAACAACACGACCGCGACGGCGAGCAGGCCGACCACCACCAAGGGAAACCGGCACGAACTGTCCGGTGTGGATGGTCAACAGCCGGTCGCGGCGATGGCGAGGACGTATCGACTACCGATCACGGTGCTCGGGAGGTCCATGTCGTACACGGGTGATCGCGGCAAGGTGCTCGTCGCCGACAAGGAACCGCAGATCCAGCTTCCGAAGTACATCGCAGAGTTGCCGGTGGACGAACTGCCCTCGTTGTTCGGGGCCGTTGCTCCGTTCGAGCGGCCCGCGAGGCACGCGGCTCCCGAGTTGCCGACCGAGATCTTGCCCAAGATCTACACAAGGCCGGTCGAGATGCTGCCGGGGCGTTCCCACCTGCCGAGATCCGCTGCCCCGTTGCGGGGCGGGAGGTCGCACGTCACGGGCGTGCTTCCGGCCACAGCGCGCACGCTCGCCCACTACGACACAGCGGCACACGGCAGGTTCCAAGGAGTCCTCGACGGCTTGGAGCTGGATGAGGTCGCCGGTCGCTGA
- a CDS encoding ribokinase: MTAQVLVVGSANADLIVAADRRPGGGETVLGGDTRTLPGGKGANTAVAAARLGADVALLGAVGDDANGRLLLGSLRDAGVRTEFVRVVERPTGVAYITVTPDGENSILVSPGANHAVAPDVVDGALEGARVLATSLETPLPTVEAAVSAASAAGVLTMLNLSPVASVGESTLAALDVLLVNEHEAGWLLGESREKESALLDLGPRAAVVTRGARGALVVTADGVTEVSSPKVTPVDTTGAGDAFAGALACELAGGVDLVASVRTAVRFAAVSVTRAGAQPSYPALSELE, encoded by the coding sequence GTGACCGCGCAGGTGCTTGTCGTCGGATCGGCCAACGCCGACCTCATCGTCGCCGCTGACCGCCGCCCAGGCGGAGGCGAGACAGTGCTCGGTGGCGACACCAGAACGCTTCCTGGAGGGAAGGGCGCGAACACGGCGGTCGCCGCTGCCAGGCTGGGAGCCGATGTCGCGCTGCTCGGCGCCGTCGGCGATGACGCCAACGGAAGGTTGCTCCTCGGCTCGCTGCGCGATGCGGGCGTCCGCACCGAGTTCGTGCGGGTCGTCGAGAGACCGACCGGCGTTGCCTACATCACCGTGACCCCTGACGGGGAAAACTCGATACTGGTGTCGCCCGGTGCGAACCACGCCGTGGCGCCCGACGTGGTCGACGGCGCGCTCGAAGGTGCGAGGGTGCTGGCCACCTCGCTGGAGACGCCGTTGCCGACGGTAGAGGCCGCCGTGTCGGCCGCGTCGGCGGCCGGTGTGCTGACGATGTTGAACCTCTCCCCTGTGGCGAGTGTTGGTGAGAGCACGCTCGCGGCGCTCGACGTGCTGCTCGTCAACGAGCACGAGGCAGGCTGGCTGCTCGGCGAAAGCCGCGAGAAGGAATCCGCGTTGCTCGACCTCGGCCCGCGCGCCGCTGTCGTCACGCGCGGCGCGAGGGGCGCGCTGGTGGTGACCGCTGACGGGGTGACGGAGGTGTCCTCTCCCAAGGTCACGCCGGTCGACACGACGGGGGCGGGCGATGCTTTCGCCGGAGCGCTGGCGTGCGAACTCGCCGGCGGGGTCGATCTGGTCGCCTCGGTGCGCACAGCCGTGCGTTTCGCGGCGGTTTCGGTCACCCGTGCCGGCGCCCAGCCTTCGTATCCGGCACTTTCCGAATTAGAGTGA
- a CDS encoding TetR/AcrR family transcriptional regulator codes for MNRPARRSRERAATDREIRQTARSLLVERGPEAVTLRAIARELGITAPALYRYYGSRDDLIDHLRLDVISDLGDELAAEITDQRDGGVGQLFAICKGFRRWALTHTKEFTLVFASPTGGVGSAEGSVATLRQVTEPFGRLFLLAAGELLAGHEVATPSDDVVPAELRDDLAAYRDSLLAVFSGSGVDVPSDRLTLGTTYLMMQFWARLYGHVTLEVFGNYPIPVSKPDALFDGLLADLAREIGLDTDVR; via the coding sequence ATGAACAGGCCGGCACGAAGAAGCCGCGAACGCGCGGCCACCGACAGGGAGATCCGGCAGACCGCACGCTCCCTGCTCGTCGAGCGCGGACCCGAAGCCGTAACCCTTCGGGCCATCGCACGAGAACTCGGCATCACGGCACCAGCGCTTTACCGCTACTACGGCTCGCGCGACGACCTGATCGACCACCTTCGACTCGACGTGATCTCCGATCTCGGCGACGAACTCGCAGCGGAAATCACCGATCAGCGCGACGGCGGTGTGGGACAACTCTTCGCTATCTGCAAGGGATTCCGCAGGTGGGCACTGACCCACACCAAGGAATTCACGCTCGTCTTCGCCTCACCGACCGGCGGAGTCGGCTCGGCGGAAGGCAGTGTCGCCACCCTGCGCCAAGTCACCGAGCCATTCGGCAGACTGTTTCTGCTCGCAGCGGGGGAATTGCTCGCGGGACACGAGGTGGCCACCCCTTCCGACGACGTCGTACCCGCCGAACTGCGGGACGACCTCGCCGCCTACCGCGACTCGCTGCTCGCCGTCTTCAGCGGCTCCGGAGTCGACGTGCCGTCCGACCGGCTCACACTCGGCACCACGTACCTGATGATGCAGTTCTGGGCCCGGCTATACGGACACGTGACACTGGAAGTGTTCGGCAACTACCCGATCCCAGTGTCCAAACCGGACGCACTGTTCGACGGTCTGCTGGCCGACCTCGCCCGCGAGATCGGCCTCGACACCGACGTCCGGTAA
- the ptsP gene encoding phosphoenolpyruvate--protein phosphotransferase: MSDEQLSGVGVSPGRASGPVVKVTESITEPASSPGPDDPYAEAAMIAPAAQAVAARLDAMAESAAGDAATILTTTAAMAADPALVSQAEQLVTAQRIPAARAVYEAAGNFAQALASAGGYMAERVRDIEDVRDRIIAELLGIAPPGVPELGRPSVLVARDLAPADTAGLDPATVLALATEEGGPTSHTAILARSLGIPAVVAVRGVLAMAAEAIAVDGDTGTVEAVDPQAPSVAATSAGSAEWDGKGATSDEHRIKVLANVGNPADASAAAEAGAEGVGLFRTEFSYLDADDEPSIDQQRAAYRAVLEPFRGKPVIVRTLDAGADKPLAFLAPEIEPNPALGVRGLRVAFDRQGVLDRQLEAIAGASADSGADVSVMAPMVATAEEAAWFAERVAAAGIGSAGVMIEVPAAALTASEVLDAVDFVSIGTNDLAQYTFAADRQLGAVAKLNDPWQPGLLRLIALVGEAGKAKGKPTGVCGEAAADPLLARVLTGLGVTSLSMNASSVRAVGASLAAVSLADCEQAAQAALGAPTVAAARAAAKGVS; encoded by the coding sequence ATGTCTGACGAGCAGCTTTCCGGTGTCGGCGTCAGCCCCGGCAGAGCGAGTGGACCGGTCGTCAAGGTCACCGAGTCGATCACGGAGCCCGCGAGCAGTCCCGGTCCCGACGATCCGTACGCCGAGGCCGCGATGATCGCGCCCGCCGCGCAGGCGGTCGCGGCGCGGCTCGACGCCATGGCCGAATCGGCGGCGGGTGACGCCGCGACGATCCTCACCACCACCGCGGCGATGGCTGCCGACCCCGCGCTGGTCAGCCAGGCGGAGCAGCTGGTGACCGCACAACGGATCCCCGCGGCGAGGGCGGTCTACGAGGCCGCGGGAAACTTCGCTCAGGCGCTGGCCAGTGCGGGCGGGTACATGGCGGAACGCGTACGCGACATCGAAGACGTCCGCGACCGGATCATCGCCGAGCTGCTTGGCATCGCACCGCCCGGCGTCCCCGAACTCGGCAGGCCGAGTGTGCTCGTCGCGAGGGACCTCGCCCCAGCCGACACGGCCGGTCTCGATCCGGCGACGGTACTCGCCCTCGCCACCGAGGAAGGCGGTCCGACCAGCCACACGGCCATCCTGGCGAGGTCGCTCGGCATCCCCGCCGTCGTCGCCGTACGTGGCGTGCTCGCCATGGCGGCGGAGGCCATCGCCGTCGACGGCGACACGGGGACCGTCGAAGCCGTCGATCCCCAAGCACCTTCCGTCGCGGCGACCTCGGCCGGCTCGGCGGAATGGGACGGCAAGGGAGCGACGAGCGACGAGCATCGGATCAAGGTGCTCGCCAACGTCGGCAATCCGGCCGACGCGAGCGCGGCCGCGGAGGCCGGTGCCGAGGGAGTCGGACTGTTCCGTACCGAGTTCAGCTACCTCGACGCCGACGACGAACCCTCGATCGACCAGCAGCGGGCCGCCTATCGCGCGGTACTGGAGCCGTTCAGGGGCAAGCCGGTCATCGTGCGCACGCTCGACGCGGGTGCCGACAAGCCGCTGGCTTTCCTCGCGCCCGAAATCGAGCCCAACCCCGCTCTCGGCGTTCGGGGTCTCAGGGTCGCGTTCGACCGGCAGGGCGTGCTCGACCGGCAGCTCGAAGCAATCGCGGGCGCCTCGGCCGACTCCGGTGCCGACGTTTCGGTCATGGCACCCATGGTGGCGACGGCGGAGGAAGCGGCCTGGTTCGCGGAGCGCGTCGCCGCGGCGGGCATCGGCAGCGCTGGTGTGATGATCGAGGTGCCGGCCGCCGCGCTGACGGCGAGCGAGGTACTCGACGCCGTCGACTTCGTCTCCATCGGCACCAACGACCTCGCGCAGTACACCTTCGCCGCCGACCGGCAGCTCGGCGCGGTCGCCAAGCTCAACGATCCGTGGCAACCCGGGCTGCTCCGGTTGATCGCGCTGGTCGGCGAGGCTGGGAAGGCGAAAGGCAAGCCCACCGGCGTGTGCGGCGAAGCCGCGGCCGATCCGCTGCTGGCGAGGGTGCTGACGGGTCTCGGAGTGACGAGCCTTTCGATGAACGCGTCCTCGGTGCGTGCGGTTGGTGCGAGCCTTGCCGCCGTGTCGCTCGCCGATTGCGAGCAAGCCGCCCAGGCGGCGCTTGGCGCGCCGACCGTCGCGGCGGCCCGTGCCGCGGCAAAGGGCGTCAGCTGA
- a CDS encoding AI-2E family transporter — MPVISEDPDVTSTVPKGLRVTAALAWRFLVVMAALYIVVEIIGYLAVVVIPVSIALLLAALLAPAVRRLVQLKLPRGLATAIVLVGGLAVVGGLLTFVIVQFTDGLPALQRQLSESLTQIKDWLVNGPIHLRETQIEDFINNAIGLIQENQALITSSALTTAGTVGEILTGMLLTLFVLIFFLVNGEQIWNYLMRGVPSQVRGRVDTAGRRGFASLVSYVRATAAVAVVDAVGIGVGLWIVGVPLVIPLATLVFLGAFVPIIGAVVAGAVAVLVALVTNGFVSALVVLAIVIGVMQLESHILQPLLLGRAVRLHPLAVILAITAGLVAAGIPGALLAVPLLAVLNAGIRSLVNEPHPDPATVDVLNDKGAKVPDRPSDDEERPSTSDGEGESRPERE; from the coding sequence ATGCCGGTGATCTCAGAGGACCCGGACGTCACGAGCACGGTGCCGAAGGGCCTCAGGGTCACGGCGGCGCTGGCCTGGCGGTTCCTCGTGGTCATGGCAGCGCTGTACATCGTCGTGGAGATCATCGGCTACCTCGCCGTAGTCGTCATCCCCGTCTCGATCGCACTGCTGCTGGCAGCGCTGCTCGCCCCCGCCGTACGCAGGCTGGTGCAGCTCAAGCTTCCCCGTGGGCTCGCGACCGCGATCGTCCTCGTCGGTGGTCTCGCGGTCGTCGGCGGCCTGCTCACCTTCGTGATCGTGCAGTTCACCGACGGGCTTCCCGCACTACAGCGACAGCTCAGCGAAAGCCTCACGCAGATCAAGGACTGGCTCGTCAACGGGCCGATCCACCTGCGGGAAACCCAGATCGAAGACTTCATCAACAACGCGATCGGCCTGATTCAGGAGAATCAGGCTTTGATCACGTCGAGCGCGCTGACCACGGCGGGAACTGTCGGCGAAATCCTCACCGGGATGCTGCTCACGCTCTTCGTGCTCATCTTCTTCCTCGTCAACGGTGAGCAGATCTGGAACTACCTCATGCGCGGGGTGCCCTCGCAGGTGCGTGGCCGTGTCGACACGGCGGGCCGTCGTGGCTTCGCCTCGCTGGTGAGCTACGTGAGGGCGACCGCGGCCGTCGCCGTCGTCGACGCCGTCGGTATCGGCGTCGGACTGTGGATCGTCGGCGTGCCGCTTGTCATCCCGCTGGCGACGCTTGTCTTCCTCGGCGCCTTCGTTCCCATCATCGGTGCGGTGGTCGCCGGTGCCGTCGCGGTGCTCGTGGCCCTTGTCACCAACGGCTTCGTCTCCGCGCTCGTGGTGCTCGCGATCGTGATCGGCGTAATGCAGCTCGAAAGCCACATCCTCCAGCCGCTGCTGCTGGGAAGGGCGGTCAGGCTGCACCCGCTCGCGGTGATCCTCGCGATCACGGCGGGCCTGGTCGCGGCAGGCATCCCCGGTGCGCTGCTCGCCGTCCCGCTGCTGGCCGTTCTCAACGCGGGCATCAGGTCGCTCGTCAACGAGCCCCATCCCGATCCGGCCACCGTCGACGTCCTCAACGACAAAGGCGCCAAGGTTCCCGACCGTCCGTCGGACGACGAGGAACGACCCTCGACGAGCGACGGTGAAGGAGAATCGCGGCCGGAGCGGGAATGA
- a CDS encoding DUF1707 SHOCT-like domain-containing protein codes for MRVSDSEREHVVELLQKAIGRGMLNLDEFTERTDIALASRTRGELNAVLVDLPGLVHPEASPLAPQAPAPSAPSAPGYPGQQRMELKAHGSTLTRKGRWHVPAELLVRNKYGETKLDFSEADITSQVVNIELDTKWSTVTLTIPDSAAVDLNGLGELKWSTVTDKTNSNGRTGIPRLVVTGRVYGGTLIIKYPRRGLFS; via the coding sequence ATGCGTGTGTCCGACAGCGAGCGCGAGCACGTTGTCGAGCTGCTACAGAAGGCCATCGGCCGCGGAATGCTCAACCTGGACGAGTTCACCGAACGCACCGACATCGCGTTGGCCTCACGCACGAGGGGCGAGCTGAACGCCGTTCTCGTCGACCTTCCAGGACTCGTGCACCCCGAGGCGAGCCCGCTGGCTCCTCAAGCACCGGCCCCGTCGGCCCCCTCGGCGCCGGGCTATCCGGGACAGCAACGGATGGAGCTGAAGGCACACGGCTCGACGCTGACCCGCAAGGGCCGCTGGCACGTGCCCGCCGAACTGCTCGTGCGGAACAAGTACGGCGAGACCAAGCTCGACTTCTCCGAAGCCGACATCACGAGCCAGGTCGTGAACATCGAACTCGACACGAAGTGGAGCACGGTCACCCTCACGATTCCCGACAGCGCGGCCGTCGACCTCAACGGCCTCGGCGAGCTGAAATGGTCGACGGTGACCGACAAGACGAACTCGAACGGGAGGACCGGGATCCCGCGTCTCGTGGTGACAGGCAGGGTCTACGGCGGAACGCTCATCATCAAGTATCCGCGTCGCGGCCTCTTCAGCTGA